AGACACGATTTTCACAGCTAAAGGCAATCCTGGACATATTCTACGTCCGGCCCCAAACGGTGTTAGCTCATAATCTCTACCTTTCACGTCAATATCTTTCCCCAAAAACCTCTCTGGCTCGAACTGTGTCGGGTTCTCCCACACGTTCGGGTCTCGTCCTATGGCCCAAACGTTCACCAAAACCTGAGCATCTTTGGGCACCATGAATCCAAGAATCTCCACATCTGTTTCTGCTTCCCGCGGGAGGAGAAGGGGAACTGCTGGGTGCAAACGGAAAGTTTCTTTCACAACCGCTTGTAAATAGGGCAATTCTGAGATATCTGACTCTTCAACGACACCGTTTTGGCCTATCACACGATCTATCTCGGCCTGAGCTTTCGCCatcgttttagggtttttaagtAACTCTGCCATTGCCCACTCTACGGTACCAGAGTTTGTATCGGTGCCAGCTGAAAAGATATCCTGACACATATAATCACATATCCGTCATGAGGGCGACATTTCttaatatatacatgtaaaGCATTGTAAATGTCTTTATATTCTTGAAATATTCCCAAAATGTCACATAATTAGGATATGCCCCCTTCATCTAGTGGTTCCGGACATCTCTCTTTCAAGGAGGCAGCGGGGATTCGTCTTTCCCTGGGGGGTAGGGTACTACGAAAGGATATGGGATTTAGTACGAAAAAACTAATACTACGACGGGTTTATTGTCTTTAATGTTGATGTACATATTTAGGACAACATTAATGGTCTTTGACATGCATGTGTATGCACAGATAAATATTTATTGGTTGCAAATGCATGAGACCCCACTATTCTTtttaggaaaaaacaaaatttaatctatAGTGGCAACTGGCAACTGGCAAGAAGAGTCTAATAAGAGTGTGGAAGAGGTGAATCATGAAGATCAAATCATACTTTCGACATTTCCATCTTAAGATTTGTTGGAATATTACGATGGATGACATCACAAAAACAACtagagaaaaaattattatttcaattAATGCTGGTAGGACTTACCAAGAGAAGGTGTTCAATGTCGTGATTGTCTAGCTCAGCTTTATCTCCTTGGGTGAGGGCAAGAAGCGAATCCAAGAAATCTATGTTGGAAACATCATTTGTAGATTCATTCCGCAATGCTATTTTCGCATCCATGAACCCACGGAAAACCCTCAACAACCTCTCTGTGCAACACTTTATAGTCTTTCTATTACTTTGCAGATCAAGGAAAcccaaaaatggaaaaaagttGGCAACGTCTGGTTTCCCTACAGCTACCATGACAGCAATCACCGTTTCCTGAAACTTATTGACATTTTTAGAGCCGTAGCTACAGAGATCGACGGAAAACAAAATGTTCGATATAATATTAAGAACTGTGGTGAAAGATGCACGAGAAATATCAactgcttcttctctctcgctGCTCTCATTCACGAAATTCACAAGCTCTTGCACCTTCTTCATTCGCATAGCCTTAGTGGCTTCGATACGCTGCGGGGAGAACATGAGACTCGCAGACAATTTCCTCAACAACCTgacaaaacataacaacaatTAATGATCCGCTTTTATAGGTCTTTgttgcgtttttttttgttttttttttacatttaatgatTACAGGTTTAAACACCCAAGATTTTGGTAGTACACATATACAATCATTTGAAAAGCTAGCTAGAAACAATCTAGTCTAATTTGGGTTTAAACACCCAAGATTTTGGTAGTACACATATACAATCATTTGAAAAGCTAgctagaaagtagaaacaatCTAGTATAATTTGTGTTCATTGTTTATCACTAGCGAATAATAGTAATTATTgtgttatttattaaatatatatatatatatatgtatataatactTAAGTTGTTGAAGAGTAGTAAGTTTTTTTGCATTTGAAACAATGGAATCTCTAATTAACAGCAAAGAAGAATCATGAGAAAATAATAGTACCATAAAGAAAAAGTTAGGTACTAATTATGTACCTCCAACGAGCCGAAGACGATGGAAGCCAGGCTACGGAAACCTCCTGGTGATTGACGGCCCGTATAGCGTTAGTAGATTTACGGGCAGACAAGAATTGGTCGTGTGTTTTCAGTACTTCTCTTGCAGCTTCTGGTGAAGCTATGATCACAGAGTTTAAACGTCCAAGCTTAAGACTCATGAGTGGCCCATAAGTTTTTGAGAGGTCGGCGAATGAGCGGTGAGGGTTTGTACCGACTTGGTGAATGTTTCCGATAATCGGCAATCGT
The sequence above is drawn from the Camelina sativa cultivar DH55 chromosome 4, Cs, whole genome shotgun sequence genome and encodes:
- the LOC104783117 gene encoding cytochrome P450 76C4-like, whose translation is MWDFTSRKSDTSSLIISLRNPQMEIISENVMFLLFCFLSSCFLIFTATTRFPRSSYRSATLPPGPPRLPIIGNIHQVGTNPHRSFADLSKTYGPLMSLKLGRLNSVIIASPEAAREVLKTHDQFLSARKSTNAIRAVNHQEVSVAWLPSSSARWRLLRKLSASLMFSPQRIEATKAMRMKKVQELVNFVNESSEREEAVDISRASFTTVLNIISNILFSVDLCSYGSKNVNKFQETVIAVMVAVGKPDVANFFPFLGFLDLQSNRKTIKCCTERLLRVFRGFMDAKIALRNESTNDVSNIDFLDSLLALTQGDKAELDNHDIEHLLLDIFSAGTDTNSGTVEWAMAELLKNPKTMAKAQAEIDRVIGQNGVVEESDISELPYLQAVVKETFRLHPAVPLLLPREAETDVEILGFMVPKDAQVLVNVWAIGRDPNVWENPTQFEPERFLGKDIDVKGRDYELTPFGAGRRICPGLPLAVKIVSLMLASLLYSFDWKLPNGIFPEDLDMDETFGITLHKTIPLHAIPVKKRTISSSYSLLFV